TATATAGTTAGAGGATGAGATGATTAATTACTGTGCAATGAATACAAATCAGTGTACTTACAAAGTCATTTTTGGCTACTTTGTTGGTGCATATTTCCCTAGTAAGATTATGTATTTAATGTTAATAATTTAGGAAAACAAGTATAATTGCAAAGTCATTTTTGGTTACTTTGTTGGTCAAAGCATTTAAGTGACTTAAATGGAGGTCTTTAAGAGGGTTATCTTAAGGAAAGTCGATTCAAAACCGACGAGCACTCCGGTGATCATCCATCTCCACGACAATCGGATCAGAAGGATTTAAAAAGTTTTTAAAGACTAAAAGCACCAAATCAAGAAAAATGGACACCCAGTAGTTAAGAGATTGCATTTTAAAGGAGAAACCTCTTAAAAGTGTCTGTTGGTAGTCGGATCCATGCATAGTTCACGGTGTTCATGGGTTGCGATTACCACCCTGGAGAATTTCTGCAAATGATCGTATAATGCTTTTGATTTAATAAGCAACGCGTTTTATGGACACTAATGGTAAAATCGATCGATAAACAAGGGTACACATAAATAACATTTTGAAATATGGGCTCTGTTATTCGGTATTTGCAGAATATATAAAATGGCTAATGAAGTTTCAAGCTGCAAAAGTTTGTCAGATGTGACTTCGAGTGCGACTCATCCTGCCCAGCACACCGGATTCATATATAGGACAGGAGATTATGCTAGTAGAATTATAATGTGTGCTGCAATTTAACCTCGGGAAGATGCTTGTCCAAATGAATCATTTTCACCGAGTACTTTTGGTTTTCACTTTCTGAGTCAGGGGCCAGGGCTAAGGACAATGCAGTTCAGCTGGCTGCAAACAGTTGCTTCGACTTCATAGGGTACGCGCCAGCGCGGGGCTCAATTTGGCTTTCTCTTTGTACTTTCCTCTGGAGTCTCTTTGAGACTTGTTTTGTTAACTCaccaaagaaataaaaaaggtACACCACGCACTAACTGCGTAACTGTAATACTAAAGAAAATAAGTCGAAAAAGATCTGAAATGCAAAAGCCTTGTGGATTCAATTGCCATTCATTAAAAACCCAAATGAGGGTTATAGATAGATACATTTAAAAGTGCATTTGAGAAAGAATTGataatatgaattttagtatataTAGTACATATTAAGCTTGTTCTTAAGTATTGTGAGCAAAGTAAGCAAATGGCCCGGTGAGAGGTGCATTAATGTAAGTTGTAGGTTCAGATGCAGAAAATTCTTGTCGAGAATTCGCATATTGATCCATGATATCAGGTCCTCCAACAACAGCTCCTATCAACAAATTTGGGTTAGGATTTGAGGTTTCATAGTACGGTGTCCCATCTTTACAGTGCATTCGTTGTGGATATTGGTCGAGCGACGGTACTGAAGATGCACGATGATGTATTCTAGTTGGGAACTTGTTACCATATCCTACCATATATGACATACCCAATGGATTATTTCCCAATATGTAATCCACCTGTTTCAAGAAATAGAGAATTTTTAGCTATCTAGGTTCCATTGCAGTGTGAAAAAGTTCTCACAGAAAAAGTTGAAACTGCACATGATATTTACCTGGCTCTTGACAATGGCAACCATTCTTTGTGGAGTAACAGTAGTTCCGTCGGAACATTGTACGGCTTGTTTGGCACGATCTAAATGGACAGCATAGACAAGAGTAATAAAAGAAATCGCTGCTGGATTTTGCATGTTGCTTCCTGCAGGTTTATGAATTAGCCCACCTCTAGAATAATTTACGCTCGTGGGATTTTCAGGCAATATGCTGCAAACAAATCTATCAGCATTGAAGCGGTATTCCTGTCCATCGTTGGATAAATGCTTGGAGAGTGACGATCCTTTCGAAAGCAGTTGCTGGACAAAATTTGCAAACAAGAGTGATCAGTTTTTGCGAGCAAACCAAACGATTTTTATAAGATCTCAAGAGACAATCGTTTACTCACAATGGTAGTGAGTATGTTGATGCCAGCTTCTTTGTTATCCCAACCAAATTCAGCATAACTAACGTAATTTTCCGACTCCAATCTTTTTATATTCGTGTTGAGGAAATTCAAATAGACAGGATCATGTGTAGCCTTGTATAGCCATGCAGAGCCCCAGGCCAATTCATCCTGCCAAAAATAATATCGTCGGATTATACATTTATTTATCTGGCCATATGAATAACAAAGGTTGACATAAGAGACATTAATTTTATATCTACCTGGAAACCACTAAAATCGCAATAGAAGGGGCAAACAGTATTCGGCAAGCTGTCCTTATAATTTCCTTGGTAAGTATTTGCAAAGTTAAAAACCTGTAAATAGTAAGAAAAGAAGACATTTCATGGCAGCCATATTAAGAAGAGAAAAAGACAACTATGCGCACAAAAGAGATTTAATGACTCCAGCATATATATAATAGTATATTCACCTGTGTTGCCCTATCAAGAAGTGTTTTAGAGTAAGCAGGGTTGATAGATTTAAAGACAATGGAGGAAGCTGCTAATGCAGCAGCCATTTCTGATGCAACTTCAGAGCCAGGATGGGTCGCGTTAATAGCATATGCCATTCTATCAGTGTCCATATCCTCTGGCCTATCCCAACAGTTATGATCACTATAAGGCTCCCCAACTTGAACATAAATCAAGTCGGGGTTATTCGTGCATTTAATGAAATAATCTGTTGACCATTTTATTGCATCTATGGCATGTTGTAGATCAGAACCCATTAGTTGGCCGAACTCCAATATACTCCAGGCTAATATTGTCGTTGTGTACGCCATCGGAAAATTGAACTTGACGTTGTCCCCGGCATCGTAGTATCCTCCCGATAGATCAACCTAATACGAACAACAGATCTTTCTCTGTATCCAAACTTTCAACAATAACAATAAGAGAAAGAACAGAAATAATGCGAAAAGGTTACGTACCCCGACTAATGAACCATCATAGACAGCAGAGTCTTTCCTCCATGCCATTCTTTGATTTCCAGGTAATTTTCCTGATCGTTGTCCTTCGAAAAATAAAATACTCTTCGTTAAAGCGTCTGCGTAGTTGATTTTATTTGGTTTTTTCCTGTGTCTGTTTGTAAATTCCCTTCCTGCTGAATGACTCTCGTTTACCATTACCATGATCAATGTTACTACTAACATCAACACTATTGAACATGACGATGACCTTGACTGCCCCATCTTTCTCTCTTGCTCTCTAACAATGTCCGGAATTCTTCCTGCCGATAATTCTGTTTTCAGTATCTTACTTTGTTTAGATTTTCTCTTTGTCTATGTTTTATATAGGGATGTATTTGATATATATGGAAACAACTCGGAGTAAAAGTTGGTGAAATTTTAGAAACAATGAATTAATTAACAAACATAGAATGGGATTCTTCGTTGGTCTAAGTAATTCAAGATACAATTTACAAATTTAAAGGATATATTGGATAACTTATAGTTGGCAAGAACATTGAAGTGTAGGATTGGTACATCCAGTATAGACTATGTGTAACGTAATTAACAAACCGTATACATCACAGTGATGAAAAACATAACTGCATGGATCTTTTTGATTTATGTGCATGCTATATATGATCAATTCATGCTGATGTATCTGTCTTGAATACGTAGAATTAATTAGATCATTCTGATCCGGTATCCATCATTGCCAATTTTAGGAGATATATAAGTTTTTGAGACAGTGACGTGCACACGCCTTTTTGAGTTTTAACGAACTTCCCATGCTAGTATGATTTTGGTAGATTTGGCTCGAGCGTGACGAAAAAACCTtccaaaacagaaaaataaacggAAAACAACCCGATCCCTATAATCCTAGAACATAGTGATTTCTCTTGGTCTAGTGACTCTAGTCCTCTTCCTTGTTTTTTCTCTATGTTCAGCgttgaaaagaaaaaatccaCGGTCAAAACTAGATTATCTCTCAATAGgtaatataatttttatttattattattatcatgtcATATTAAAACGGCAGTGCTACTTGGTTTCCTAATCTCCACCTCTCTATTTTCGTTCCTAAAATCTAAATCCCACATTAATAAAATGGTGAACCCCACCCAAACCTGAACGTGGATTATACTAACTAGGCTTAATGATACCTTCGTATTTGTGTACACGCTTCGAAgtgatttcattttttcaaacttGAAAGGCACTTCACAAAGCTAGACGCTGATCCTTTTGCAAAAGAAAGGTCAAAGTGCCAATTGCCAACTGCCAAGACGCATTTTAAGAATAAATCATCCACTTGGTAGTTATTATTATAATTAACAAGCTGACATGAAAAAAAAAGCACACCCACATACATTTGCAAATTGCCAATGGGGAGCAATACCTAACTAAATCAACTTCCACTCCCACCCAAGTGTTACCAATGGGCATATATGAGTACAGTACtgctagaaagaaaaaaatgaaaacacaATCTCGATCCTAACATGATCAAATTTTGAAGTCATTAATTTGAGCAAGCCGCTTATGGACGCTAACGGTAAAATCAGTATGGTATACGTGCGGATTAACCTTGGGAAGAtgcaaatgaataattttcactAAGTTGTGGACTTTGTTTTTCACTTGATGAGTCAGGCTAATTAATGCTAAGGGCAATGCAGTTCGACTAGCTGTAAACAGCAATTTTTTCGGACGCTTAGGGTATGCTGGGCTTAAATTCACTTTGCTTTTGTATTTCGGTCTGAAGTTTCTTTGAGGCTCTTCAGACAAGTTATATAGGATCGTTAAGTGGTAGTAGTATTAAAGAATAAAAGTCTAAAAATATCTTGAAATTCGGAAGCTTTCTGTAATCATTCATTTAAAACCCAAATCATAAGGGTTAATGGTGCATCCAAAAGGACATTTAAGAAAGAATGGATATCATCCGATTTAGTACATAAACATATCTAATTAAGTATTGTGAGCAAAGTAAGCGAAGAGCCCGGTTAGAGGGGCATTGACGTAAGTTGTTGGTTCTGATGCAGTAAACTCTACTCGAGCATCAGCAAATTGATTATTCATATCTGGTCCTCCAACAACAGCTCCTATCAGCAAATTTGGGTTAGGATTTGAGGTTTGAAAGTAGGGTGTCCCATCTTTACAATGCATCTGTTGTGGATGTTGATCGAGCGATGGTACCGAGGATGCACGATGATGTATTCTAGTTGGGAACTTGTTACCATATCCCACCATGTGATATGAAACATTTTTTTGTATATCTACCTGGAAACCACTCCAATCGCAATAGAAAGGACAGACAAATGGCTTCAGATAATCGTTATAATTTCCTTGGTATGTATTTGCAAAGTTCaaaacctgcaaaaaaaaaaaaaaaagttaaaaaaaaaaaatcaccgcaTATCGGATGGATACCAATTTTATAATGTataaaaacgatttttttttgatcgataaataaatttattaagAAAAGAGAAAATGTTCACAGAGCATTAACACAAGATACAAACTAACTCCGACCAAGAGGAAAGACAGTGAATCCACCTAAAAGCAAAACAAGCATAACACCTTGAGATTCCTCGCACCTAGAGTATAAAAAacaaattaagaagatgaaaaataaaaatttggacaaaaaaaaatcaaaaactctGGCATATATAGAATACTATTCACCTGTGTTGCCCTGTCGAGAAGTGTTTTAAAGTAAACAGGGTCGGTAAATTTAAAGACAATGGAAGAAGCTGCTAATGCAGCAGCCATCTCTGCTGAAACCTCGAAACCAGGACGGGTTGTGTTAATAGCATATGTCATTTGATCAGTGTCCATATCCTCTGGCCTATCCTAGCATCCATGATCAATATAAGGTTCCCCAACTTGAACATAAATCACATCAGGGTTATTCGTGCATTTGATAAATAATCTGTGGACCATTTTACTGCATCCATGGCATATTGTAGATCAGAACCCATGAGTTGGCCGAACTTCAATATACTCCAGGATAATACTGTTGTTGTGAACGTCATAGGAAAATTGAACTTTATGTTATCCCCGCATCATAGTACCCTCCCGACAGATCAATCTGATGTACTTATACAAAACATTTGTCAAAATACATAGTCACCAGGAGACATACCTTGCCAAGATGTTTTGGCAAGTcatgttaaaaaaaataataactgagcggaatttttttagaaaaaaaataattagaagATAAATAATGTGAAAAtagatactgaaaaagcgggggtctaacaaccacacacaatatttcgattaacaatttgtatggactacctctaatatactttaaagagaatcaactagacagtcagactcaatcttaatataagtatatcaaagagttatatctcactttctcgattcaatacttactcaagcaaatagaaatatgcaagtctaattgaatacaagagaaatcacttgaacggtaccaaagaccaatgttcaaggatcaatcaatttcaatcaacaaccaaaggttggatttccaaattgatcgattcaacacacaacctgtgatatttcaattatataacaaaatataatgcggaaaagaaataacacaaagaccagaagttttattaacgaggaaaccacaaatgcagaaaaaccccgggacctagtccagattgaacacacactgtattaagccgctacagacactagcctactacaaactaacttcggtctggactgtacttgaaccccaatcaatctcacactgatccaaggtacagttgtgctccttacgtctctgatcctagctggatactacgcacttgattcccttagctgatctcacccacaactaagagtttctatgacccaaagtcgaagactttaataaacaaatctgtatcacacagaaaagtctacggtaatagacaaatctgtctcccacaaaaatacctacgagtttttgtttcgtcttttgataaatcaaggtgaacaggaaccaattgataacccggacttatactcccgaagaacagcttagaattatcaatcacctcacaataatcttaatcgactagcgaaagaaaatattgcggaatcacaaacgatgagacgaagatgtttgtgacttattttatatcttgcctattgtagaaatcaatctcaagccaatcttccgattgtacttagtacgatagaaacaacaagatcagatcacacaactacaagaaaagtagtatgggtctggcttcacaatcccaacgaagtcttcaagtcgttaacgtacagggtctcggtagaaacctaaggttaaaggacaatcgactctatcttatacaactagtatcacactggaggtgtggggattagttttcccagttgctagagttctcctttatatagtctttcaaatcagggtttgcaatcaatgttagcacaatatgaaagcattcaatattcaccgttagatgaaaacctgattagattcaagctaatatctttcaaccgtcagatcgaaacttagcttgttacacacaaatgaaatgcacgtttatttaggtttgtctaaccgtacccaaacatgtacacttagttggttcaacagtagttaaccaaatggttatccatatgagcactttcatatcaaccatattcttatttaccataattagttcaaatgactcaaatgaactagctagagttgtccaattgcttagatcttatcattcgtacaaaacaaagctagtggtggtcaggatttgtccagacaaagataaatcaagg
The nucleotide sequence above comes from Papaver somniferum cultivar HN1 chromosome 8, ASM357369v1, whole genome shotgun sequence. Encoded proteins:
- the LOC113305403 gene encoding endoglucanase 8-like — encoded protein: MDTDQMTYAINTTRPGFEVSAEMAAALAASSIVFKFTDPVYFKTLLDRATQVLNFANTYQGNYNDYLKPFVCPFYCDWSGFQVDIQKNVSYHMVGYGNKFPTRIHHRASSVPSLDQHPQQMHCKDGTPYFQTSNPNPNLLIGAVVGGPDMNNQFADARVEFTASEPTTYVNAPLTGLFAYFAHNT